One Rubripirellula amarantea DNA segment encodes these proteins:
- the metG gene encoding methionine--tRNA ligase, with amino-acid sequence MTRQLLVTSALPYANGPIHIGHLVEYIQTDIWVRFQKLVGNRCLYVCADDTHGTAIMIRARKEGRSEEEVIADMSSAHQRDFADFGIEFDNYGSTHSDANRELCARFWQSLRSADLVTERPVEQLFDPEAQTFLADRFVRGTCPHCGLTDQAGDNCNNGHTYSPTELIEPKSTLSGATPVLRESTHLFVQLEKLHAFLADWVDSSDALQSEIANYLKGHFLSDELRDWDISRPAPYFGFEIPDSPGNYWYVWFDAPIGYVASTKQWCEANNEELSDWWNSDQTEVHHFIGKDITYFHTLFWPGMLKTAGFSLPTKVHIHGFLTINGGKMSKSTGTFVSAETYLKHTNPTYLRYFYATKLTPRVEDLDLGLDEFVEKVNSDLVGKVVNLASRVGKFAHSTGLSDTYPDDGGLFKNAATAGDKIAEAYEACDYSRAMRLIMELADAANPFVEHAKPWEMKKDEARQDELRDVCTVALNLFRQLAIYLAPVLPELAKQCGELLGETIVSWDQSKTPIVGTPVGKFQRMLDRVQKEDLEKMIEDSKAEAEESPADAIAAKYNDSDQPLKDEPMSEEITIDDFVKVDLRVARVLNAEHVPEANKLLKLTLSLGGDERRQVFAGIKAAYEPEDLIGRLVVMVANLKPRKMRFGLSEGMVTAAGPGGAEVFVLAIDDGAKPGQRVH; translated from the coding sequence ATGACCCGACAACTTCTCGTAACGAGCGCCCTGCCCTACGCCAACGGCCCTATCCACATTGGTCACTTGGTCGAGTACATCCAAACCGATATCTGGGTTCGTTTCCAGAAGCTGGTCGGCAACCGTTGTCTGTACGTTTGCGCCGATGATACCCATGGCACCGCGATCATGATTCGTGCTCGCAAAGAAGGACGAAGCGAAGAAGAAGTCATCGCCGATATGAGTTCCGCTCACCAGCGAGACTTTGCTGATTTCGGCATCGAGTTTGATAACTATGGAAGCACTCATAGCGATGCCAACCGAGAGTTGTGTGCTCGATTCTGGCAATCCCTCCGATCAGCCGACCTTGTCACCGAGCGACCGGTTGAACAATTGTTCGACCCCGAAGCTCAGACGTTTCTTGCTGATCGTTTCGTCCGAGGCACGTGTCCGCACTGTGGATTGACAGATCAGGCAGGTGACAACTGCAACAACGGGCATACCTATAGTCCGACCGAGTTGATTGAACCCAAAAGCACGCTCAGCGGAGCGACGCCGGTGCTGCGGGAATCAACGCACTTGTTTGTCCAGCTTGAAAAGCTGCATGCGTTCTTGGCCGACTGGGTCGACTCGAGCGATGCACTGCAAAGCGAAATTGCAAACTACTTAAAAGGGCACTTCCTTTCGGATGAATTGCGTGATTGGGATATCAGCCGTCCGGCTCCTTACTTTGGGTTTGAAATTCCTGACTCTCCTGGCAATTACTGGTACGTATGGTTCGACGCGCCGATTGGCTACGTCGCAAGCACAAAACAGTGGTGCGAAGCCAACAACGAAGAACTGTCCGATTGGTGGAACAGCGACCAGACTGAAGTTCACCATTTCATCGGTAAGGACATCACCTACTTCCACACTCTCTTCTGGCCCGGCATGCTTAAGACGGCTGGTTTTTCGCTGCCAACGAAGGTTCACATTCACGGCTTCCTGACGATTAATGGCGGGAAGATGTCAAAGAGCACGGGGACTTTCGTTTCCGCCGAGACGTATCTTAAGCACACCAACCCTACGTACTTGCGTTACTTCTACGCCACGAAGCTGACTCCTCGCGTCGAGGACTTGGACTTGGGTCTTGATGAGTTTGTCGAGAAGGTCAACAGTGACCTCGTCGGCAAAGTGGTCAACTTGGCCAGCCGCGTTGGAAAGTTCGCGCACTCAACGGGATTGAGCGACACCTATCCGGACGATGGTGGCCTGTTCAAAAACGCCGCCACAGCAGGCGACAAGATTGCGGAAGCCTACGAAGCGTGTGATTACTCGCGTGCGATGCGTTTGATCATGGAGCTTGCCGATGCGGCCAACCCGTTTGTTGAACATGCCAAGCCATGGGAAATGAAGAAAGACGAAGCACGCCAGGACGAGCTTCGCGATGTTTGCACCGTAGCGTTGAATTTGTTTCGGCAACTGGCCATTTACTTGGCTCCCGTTCTACCCGAACTTGCCAAACAATGTGGCGAACTGTTGGGCGAGACGATCGTGTCCTGGGACCAGAGCAAAACGCCGATTGTCGGAACGCCCGTTGGGAAATTTCAACGCATGTTAGACCGAGTTCAAAAAGAGGATTTAGAAAAGATGATTGAAGATAGCAAAGCCGAAGCCGAAGAATCGCCCGCCGATGCGATCGCAGCGAAGTACAACGATTCAGATCAACCTCTGAAGGACGAGCCGATGTCCGAAGAGATCACGATTGATGATTTCGTGAAGGTGGACTTGCGAGTCGCTCGCGTGCTAAATGCCGAGCATGTTCCGGAGGCCAACAAGTTGCTGAAGTTGACTCTTAGTCTTGGTGGCGACGAACGTCGCCAAGTGTTCGCGGGAATCAAAGCCGCATATGAGCCGGAGGATTTGATCGGTCGACTGGTAGTGATGGTGGCTAATCTGAAGCCACGGAAAATGCGGTTTGGTTTGAGCGAAGGTATGGTCACGGCAGCCGGTCCCGGTGGGGCGGAAGTGTTCGTATTGGCCATTGACGACGGGGCAAAGCCAGGGCAGCGGGTTCACTGA
- a CDS encoding NUDIX hydrolase: MIDLPIQDVYRFCPRCGSASSKIGAVPFRCPSCDYTQFFGPVGAVGGLVVNDSDELLLVRRAKNPGLGKWGLPGGFVDHNESIEDALKREVHEETALDVISFDYLASFPNIYRYKGVAIPVIDLFYVCRVATPYQIELDRTELESYHWCRPGQSELNDMAFESNRKAVVAWLDPP, from the coding sequence ATGATTGACCTACCTATTCAAGACGTTTATCGCTTTTGCCCGCGATGTGGCAGCGCCAGCTCCAAAATTGGCGCGGTACCGTTTCGCTGTCCGTCTTGTGACTACACCCAATTTTTCGGTCCAGTGGGAGCAGTCGGCGGCCTTGTGGTCAACGACAGCGACGAACTGCTATTGGTTCGGCGAGCTAAAAACCCTGGACTTGGGAAATGGGGATTGCCCGGCGGTTTCGTAGATCACAACGAATCCATTGAGGACGCTTTGAAAAGAGAGGTCCACGAAGAAACGGCGTTGGATGTTATTTCGTTCGACTACTTGGCATCATTTCCCAATATCTATCGATACAAGGGTGTCGCGATCCCGGTGATTGATCTGTTCTATGTTTGCCGAGTCGCGACACCTTACCAAATCGAACTCGATAGGACTGAACTAGAGTCCTACCACTGGTGCCGACCTGGTCAATCGGAATTGAACGATATGGCGTTCGAATCCAACCGCAAAGCGGTCGTTGCGTGGCTCGACCCTCCGTAG